A region from the Benincasa hispida cultivar B227 chromosome 10, ASM972705v1, whole genome shotgun sequence genome encodes:
- the LOC120088798 gene encoding fatty acyl-CoA reductase 3-like, producing MEFLENKSILITGATGFLAKILVEKILRVQPNVKKLYLLLRADDEIIAKKRFYNEVIEKDLFQVLKKKYGADLNTLISEKICLVPGEISFPQMGLKDSIWNTMIKNEVEIIINLAATTNFNERYDVSLGTNTLGAKHVVNFAKQCSNLKLLVHVSTAYVSGEREGLIMETPHKLGESLNGNKGLDIEGEQMVVEEKLKQLKESGATNETITLAMKDLGLERSKLYGWPNTYVFTKAMGEMIIGDLKDDLPLIIIRPTIVTSTYKEPFSGWVEGVRTIDSLIVGYAKGKLTCFVAGINSIIDLIPADMVVNTIIMAMKVHKFQPSNQTIYHVGSSTRNSMKHIDFQRFNYQYFTKKPLIDRDGNAIKVGKVTIFNNMTNFRRYIAIRYLIFLKGLEIANMAFCHSFQDKYINMKRKFNLVMRLIELYRPYLFFNAIFDDTNTERLRKDIQNKDTKEALFMDPKDINWEDYFLNVHIPGLVKHVIK from the exons ATGGAGTTTCTTGAGAACAAAAGCATTTTGATCACTGGGGCCACTGGTTTTCTAGCAAAGA TTTTAGTTGAGAAAATACTTCGAGTTCAACCGAATGTGAAGAAACTCTATCTACTATTGAGAGCTGATGATGAAATTATAGCCAAAAAACGGTTTTATAATGAG GTGATAGAGAAAGATTTGTTCCAAGTGTTGAAGAAGAAATATGGTGCAGATCTGAATACTTTAATTTCAGAAAAAATTTGTTTGGTGCCTGGGGAGATCTCATTCCCACAAATGGGATTGAAAGATTCGATTTGGAACACCATGATAAAGAATGAAGtggaaataattataaatttagctGCTACAACCAATTTTAATGAAAG GTACGATGTATCACTTGGCACCAATACACTGGGAGCTAAACATGTTGTAAACTTTGCAAAACAATGTTCTAATTTGAAACTTCTTGTCCATGTATCCACTG cTTATGTTTCTGGAGAAAGGGAAGGACTTATAATGGAAACTCCACATAAGTTGGGTGAATCTCTTAATGGGAATAAAGGGCTAGACATTGAAGGAGAGCAAATGGTAGTAGAAGAGAAATTAAAGCAACTTAAAGAGAGTGGAGCAACAAATGAGACTATTACTCTAGCCATGAAAGACTTGGGCCTTGAAAG GTCAAAATTATATGGATGGCCAAATACATATGTCTTTACAAAGGCAATGGGTGAGATGATAATCGGTGACCTAAAAGACGATCTACCTTTGATCATCATTCGACCAACTATAGTTACAAGTACTTACAAAGAACCATTTTCTGGTTGGGTCGAAGGAGTTAG GACAATCGATAGCCTTATTGTTGGATATGCTAAAGGAAAGCTAACATGCTTTGTTGCTGGAATAAATTCAATCATTGATTTG ATTCCAGCAGATATGGTGGTAAATACAATTATCATGGCGATGAAAGTTCATAAATTTCAACCATCTAATCAAACAATATATCAcgtgggttcttcaacaagaaaTTCCATGAAACATATTGATTTTCAACGttttaattatcaatattttacTAAGAAACCATTGATCGATAGAGACGGAAATGCTATTAAAGTTGGAAAAGTTACTATCTTCAACAATATGACCAACTTTCGTAGATACATAGCCATTCGCTACTTAATTTTTCTCAAG GGACTGGAAATTGCAAACATGGCATTCTGTCATAGTTTTCAAGACAAGTACATTAATatgaagaggaaattcaatttgGTGATGCGGCTCATCGAACTCTATCGCCCATATCTATTCTTCAATGCCAT ATTTGATGATACAAATACAGAAAGATTGAGAAAAGATATACAAAACAAAGATACAAAAGAGGCATTATTTATGGATCCTAAGGATATAAATTGGGAGGATTACTTTCTCAATGTCCACATTCCTGGACTTGTTAAACATGTCATCAAATGA
- the LOC120088192 gene encoding uncharacterized mitochondrial protein AtMg00820-like — MGIFKPKAWLSEAIDLDKIEPRSYKEALLHPRWKQTMLEEYEALIRNNTWSLTPLPQDRKVIGSKWVFRLKQTPSGEIARLVAQGFNQDYGIDYFETFSLVIKPTTIRLVLSIALSHN; from the coding sequence ATGGGCATTTTTAAACCAAAGGCTTGGCTGTCCGAGGCTATTGATTTGGACAAAATAGAACCACGATCCTACAAGGAAGCCCTTCTTCATCCAAGATGGAAGCAAACAATGCTTGAGGAATATGAAGCCCTCATAAGAAATAATACATGGTCTCTCACACCTCTGCCCCAGGATCGCAAGGTAATTGGCAGCAAATGGGTGTTCAGACTCAAACAAACTCCATCAGGTGAGATTGCTCGTTTGGTTGCTCAAGGTTTCAACCAAGACTATGGCATCGATTACTTTGAGACCTTCAGTCTAGTTATCAAGCCTACTACCATTCGACTTGTTCTATCCATTGCTCTGTCTCATAACTAG